The following are from one region of the Equus asinus isolate D_3611 breed Donkey chromosome 27, EquAss-T2T_v2, whole genome shotgun sequence genome:
- the LOC123281441 gene encoding alpha-defensin 1-like, whose product MRTLALLAALLLLAFHAQAQPLGEKDDQVPAQDQPGADVQGMTISFEGDERSTRDAAGSRPDLMSHCGPSCQRPSQPQGIFNKGPLKGVCCRPPLRPIPRPPPPPPPPFPRPPPRLA is encoded by the exons ATGAGGACCCTCGCCCTCCTCGCTGCCCTTCTCCTCTTGGCCTTCCATGCCCAGGCTCAGCCCCTGGGAGAGAAAGATGACCAGGTTCCTGCTCAGGACCAGCCTGGAGCCGACGTCCAGGGGATGACCATCTCCTTTGAAGGGGACGAACGCTCCACTCGAGATGCTGCAG GCTCTAGGCCAGATCTTATGAGCCACTGCGGCCCCTCCTGCCAAAGACCTTCTCAGCCACAAGGGATCTTTAACAAAGGCCCACTCAAAGGGGTTTGCTGTCGTCCTCCTCTTCGTCCTattcctcgtcctcctcctcctcctcctcctccttttcctcgtcctcctcctcgtCTTGCCTGA